In a single window of the Phycisphaerales bacterium AB-hyl4 genome:
- a CDS encoding IS5 family transposase, whose product MRRRHELTDEQWDRIQNLLPGKAGDPGRTTADNRLFVNAVLYVLKTGIPWADLPERFGRPNTVWKRYDRWCAQGVWERVGRALGETDLTGEQDEVQLDATSVKAHPTASTGRRRRGEKNTTPTPAAASADRGAG is encoded by the coding sequence ATGCGACGACGTCACGAACTCACGGATGAGCAGTGGGACCGCATTCAGAACCTGTTGCCGGGCAAGGCCGGCGATCCCGGCCGCACGACCGCCGACAACCGCCTGTTCGTCAACGCGGTGCTTTACGTCCTGAAAACCGGCATCCCCTGGGCGGATCTGCCCGAGCGGTTCGGCAGGCCCAACACCGTCTGGAAACGCTACGACCGCTGGTGCGCCCAAGGCGTGTGGGAACGCGTGGGCCGGGCGTTGGGCGAGACGGACCTGACGGGCGAGCAGGACGAGGTGCAGCTGGACGCCACCAGCGTCAAAGCGCATCCGACCGCGTCGACGGGACGCCGACGGCGAGGTGAAAAAAACACGACGCCGACGCCCGCCGCGGCCTCGGCCGATCGCGGGGCGGGCTGA